One genomic window of Columba livia isolate bColLiv1 breed racing homer chromosome 9, bColLiv1.pat.W.v2, whole genome shotgun sequence includes the following:
- the GHSR gene encoding growth hormone secretagogue receptor type 1 codes for MREGSAGGRGAENRTGAEPPLHLFPVPVLTGITVACVLLFVIGIIGNLMTMLVVSRFRDMRTTTNFYLSSMAFSDLLIFLCMPLDLFRLWQYRPWNFGDLLCKLFQFISESCTYSTILNITALSVERYVAICFPLRAKVIITKGKVKLVILFLWAVSFISAGPIFVLVGVEHENGTNPMSTNECRATEYAIRSGLLTIMVWTSSIFFFLPVFCLTVLYSLIGRKLWRRKRKNIGPNAVIRDKNNKQTVKMLVVVVFAFILCWLPFHVGRYLFSKSFEVGSLEIAVISQYCNLVSFVLFYLSAAINPILYNIMSKKYRVAACRLFGLKPLPKKRLSSTKQESSRAWAEPSVFT; via the exons ATGCGAGAGGGGAGCGCGGGCGGCCGCGGCGCGGAGAACCGGACGGGCGCCGAGCCCCCGCTGCACCTTTTCCCCGTGCCCGTTCTCACCGGCATCACTGTCGCCTGCGTCCTCCTCTTCGTCATCGGGATCATCGGCAACCTCATGACCATGCTGGTGGTGTCGCGGTTCCGGGACATGAGGACCACCACCAACTTCTACCTGTCCAGCATGGCCTTTTCCGACCTGCTCATCTTCCTCTGCATGCCCCTGGACCTATTCCGCCTCTGGCAGTACCGGCCCTGGAACTTCGGGGACCTCCTCTGCAAGCTCTTCCAGTTCATCAGCGAGAGCTGCACCTACTCCACCATCCTCAACATCACCGCTCTCAGTGTGGAGCGGTATGTTGCAATCTGCTTCCCCCTCCGAGCTAAAGTGATCATCACCAAGGGGAAGGTCAAGCTGGTCATCCTCTTCCTCTGGGCCGTTTCCTTCATTAGTGCTGGACCCATCTTTGTCCTGGTGGGAGTCGAGCATGAGAATGGCACTAACCCCATGAGCACCAACGAGTGCCGTGCCACGGAGTATGCCATCCGCTCGGGGCTACTCACCATCATGGTCTGGACCTCCAGCATCTTCTTTTTCCTGCCCGTGTTTTGCCTGACCGTGCTGTACAGCCTCATTGGGAGGAAGCtctggaggagaaagagaaagaacatcGGTCCAAATGCTGTCATCAGGGATAAGAACAACAAGCAAACTGTGAAAATGTTAG ttgtggTGGTATTTGCTTTCATACTCTGCTGGTTGCCTTTTCACGTAGGAcgatatttattttccaaatccTTTGAAGTCGGATCCCTGGAGATCGCAGTGATCAGCCAGTACTGCAACTTGGTGTCCTTTGTCCTCTTCTACCTTAGCGCAGCCATCAACCCCATCCTCTACAACATCATGTCCAAGAAGTACCGAGTTGCTGCTTGCCGGCTTTTTGGACTCAAACCCCTTCCAAAGAAAAGACTCTCCAGCACAAAGCAAGAAAGTTCGCGTGCCTGGGCAGAACCGAGCGTTTTCACATGA